One Lasioglossum baleicum chromosome 6, iyLasBale1, whole genome shotgun sequence genomic window carries:
- the LOC143209725 gene encoding E3 SUMO-protein ligase RanBP2, giving the protein MFRSKKDVDRHVKDIFIKLKNSEEKHLRCYNIAKLYYQVGDYESAKKYVSNYLEIRDKCAGAYKLLGQTFEALRQQEAAFMQYKKSLELEPKQDDLVLKVCELLTDVDVNIDVNRIKYWVERADKKFPHHPIVFQLKEKMLTLEKPSGNNDDLEKLITSELSVRQTDVHLQVKLLKHYLGNHRLEDAYNHAAKIESTHSHRNSVVWYQSLSELLMKCKQSKQSDWTFWIFYINVLERYAALCLKEQGNLVKKSISDATQAIFNFDQCLMEFKSANFSNHPAFIENMLLHMWGQLHFHLACLFLRKTKGGEDSWSEAGRLCAPLLLTALHVAPMDLTAVWTMHLKDRLKDQVHVWFREGSYRCSQVGHVLQDFARDNTKKLLDKIDKFCTNLWRERVYQRIFIGRLYQDGKTTSYFAKSSLPNPPLRLCSYNELKRFDKISEEVWPDSLHHQIWLGLRSRSNSSQNKDSGPLPNQISRVFYDLQFSVFNLNQASPDSLSRLDIDAFLNAAIFCACAVLEEQQLSGFTNLEKLPTLPADLTNTLCTCAQEKWWSAAYKVYSLDKQKPLDEDLGDIRLELQRGLEVVRCIGNHGLHPALLVHLARIFHYRAETLKEDNQENSEVPSLKARSELYWSTAMPLLERLQNNQVLRVTNSKFFCYQGKEMNNAELVKALEEGKLLLAQRFVRDKQFEKAIDALQALKCPEASFQQGQMYEMLADEIVSSMPKESLTSEMRSQHIIMLSKARECFYLTLDRLRSPGSNPKHPLNSELSTHIADIENKLKRIDPDLSRGDLSRNECDGMSDDSYSSAHSGVEHQAGNPTLPTFTGLSASINMASTPQKNHHRTPKQSSTPYRPQHHDILDLSRNRTEARPSPERLDAQIRAITQMIHAKDSMMQSITDQNKALLDISKNMMEKLEELSKEVAELRKDVQRQRTNQPVSHHLGNANLEEELCGFTEDDFNELNFNTNPSGHVSSNMFQSSHRNPYSQLIYPSAAATATAFQGYFPGGMSFSDPNAASFCTNIYPMPVLYPNTTRSKMPENILPQGLFPPRLPAQMPDLMPPPPTNQQPPMQISLQKVETPKSETTIKDAPVNKAPPVNVVITTSDTLPTTVPVVQPTLSVTIPPHFRQGGVSMLATAEQSVAPHCYQISMPSQATVLTTVNLPPLSTTLTTTPANITMPTTPKASENVNICSTGSPNVSDHEHESEHDPIPDFVPVIPLPAEVKVTTGEEGQKVLFCARAKLFRFVDNEWKERGIGNVKLLRNDEGKVRLLMRREQVLKVCANHYLAPDMELTAKANNEKAWFWVAHDFADGELKVEKFCIRFKTVDEGLSFKENFDKAKASLSQVPDKPVESKTAAKTDILLNNVEKKEAAEPKGAALIGQKLPATTVPEIPSSTTVVGGFSFTSPPIIQKVSTPVEPVKTPNKPETSPFAGLMFTKPAATTESTAPTQPSTFSFAKAAVPSKSETTTAPTVTVDVVTTSSSQPTLRRPHGPLPSVVKLVGVKSTDAKIDHEDVLFEAKVSLQYYNNDTKQWDQRGTGQMKTLWSTKTGKMRLLMTEENRSKVCYNYNVQAKTPFTLKTNSTVVNWIIYYGTEKASTFAATFKTAAQASQFHSMIVSNQQKMIKDSISAESMKKQGPAENATSKTQTSLSEMFKPPTGSWECKDCYSRNGAFNSTCLACRAPRPSATSNQTAAPAVTIANQAPLSEMFKPPTGSWECTDCYTRNEASSNECVACKSTNPSASKQTAPVTVSSNQTPLSEMFKLPAGSWKCKICDIVNTSGNNYCVACDTPKDPSIPPKPKTDGFLISTPTTTATPTFTFGIPQETKKDASGFSFRLPASNEATDATSSDSEAKIDTSSAKFVFGMPQASSAPSTKDTPFTFGSPGKSFGFNFVAKSPSKAAVDGENSEEEVVESDDIHFSPIIPLPDKIEVKTGEEDEEVLYCHRAKLFRHDKTANEWKERGLGDIKLLRHKETGKLRLVMRREQILKLCLNHFVQSNLEFTAKDEKTWMWVAADYSEGEIEHTLFACRFKTSDIAKNFKNTVDDALAGKDVQVIEEKPEARSDPKDIGQEVEVVYEMKVTPEEREAALKLQLPENFYAYKRNPDCPGCRGCKEPPVPLFEATSTGKESLKTATESEKSVTVTAATTDSNITILQTPASTTATPNTASSVFMTGWNSASTPQFSINSLPPFGSGNSTVSSDKKTSFSFGLSQTSETQKPEGEKQNVLGVDNLNICSPAGSQASTEESSLFSGTGNTSITGSIFGTPKSENIFGMSTGKNMFGGSSKKEAGLIKPSTFNVATDGSESIFPNSFAPQPKPTNVSATPVFGANPPIFGSTGKTVAEITATSASPFTPSTTTTTVFGSSAKPTNSVFGGTPTPFSFNLNFGSTESPFGISNSATTNMFDTKATTSENETQKEEISFLAAPEVSFSDLAASVPQQAFKKDPNFSFAGAGATVFGSKSANKSEHLRETKHEKKPENEEEEGDENDNEQEHDPHFEPIIPLPDIIEVRTGEEDEEKVFCERAKLYRYDNTTHEWKERGVGEMKILHSTEHGTYRLLLRREQVHKVVCNLLLTQDIHFTKLTTSDRAWVWAGMNYAEEQPCAEQLAVRFKNPELAAKFKDAVDKIQQLLTETREKAAEEEEEDEPVIEEPDDEENEELDDIEEVEEEEDDEDEEDEDEEQNVEGIFMRRAILMKLRNKDGKWKHLATGNLFISYNRNDMIGRIILRADETDEIVNTTILTVDTQMQVHGKECIWTVDYPADSHKKYTLKAVFPSVQDAEEMYKSLQFYLSLITDC; this is encoded by the exons ATGTTTCGTTCGAAGAAGGACGTCGACCGACACGTGAAAGACATTTTTATCAAGCTCAAAAATTCCGAGGAG AAACATCTACGATGTTACAACATAGCCAAGCTATACTATCAAGTCGGGGATTACGAATCTGCAAAGAAATATGTCTCTAACTATTTGGAGATAAGGGACAAATGCGCCGGAGCTTATAAATTGTTGGGTCAGACCTTCGAAGCTTTAAGACAACAGGAAGCAGCTTTCATGCAATACAAGAAATCTCTTGAATTAGAACCTAAGCAAGATGATCTTGTTTTAAAGG TTTGTGAACTTCTAACCGATGTAGACGTTAATATCGATGTGAATAGAATTAAGTATTGGGTAGAGAGAGCCGACAAAAAGTTTCCACATCATCCGATAGTTTTTCAATTGAAGGAGAAAATGTTAACTTTAGAGAAACCAAGTGGTAACAACGATGACTTGGAGAAGCTCATTACCT CTGAATTGTCGGTACGACAAACAGACGTGCATCTACAAGTGAAATTGTTAAAGCACTACCTAGGAAATCACAGGCTGGAAGATGCGTATAATCATGCTGCCAAAATAGAATCGACGCACAGTCACAGGAACAGTGTTGTCTGGTATCAGTCATTAAGCGAATTACTCATGAAGTGTAAACAGAGCAAACAATCAGATTGGACATTTTGGATATTTTACATAAACGTGTTAGAAAGATACGCAGCTCTGTGTTTGAAAGAGCAAGGTAATCTTGTGAAGAAAAGTATATCGGATGCTACACAAGCAATATTCAA TTTCGACCAATGTTTAATGGAGTTTAAGTCAGCGAATTTTTCCAATCATCCAGCTTTCATTGAGAACATGTTATTGCACATGTGGGGACAATTACATTTTCATTTGGCTTGCTTATTTTTACGGAAGACCAAGGGAGGAGAGGACAGTTGGTCCGAAGCTGGACGTTTATGCGCACCTCTTTTGTTAACTGCGTTACACGTGGCACCGATGGATCTCACAGCTGTCTGGACAATGCATTTGAAGGATCGTTTGAAGGATCAAGTGCACGTATGGTTCCGAGAAGGGTCTTACAGGTGCAGTCAAGTGGGGCACGTATTACAGGACTTTGCTCGAGACAACACGAAAAAGCTGTTGGATAAAATCGACAAGTTTTGCACGAATTTGTGGCGCGAACGGGTTTACCAGAGGATTTTCATCGGAAGACTGTATCAGGACGGTAAAACAACATCGTACTTCGCAAAGAGTTCCCTTCCGAATCCACCGTTGCGTCTGTGTTCGTACAACGAGTTGAAACGATTCGATAAGATCTCGGAGGAAGTTTGGCCAGACTCGTTGCACCATCAAATCTGGCTTGGCTTGAGATCTCGGTCCAACAGTTCACAGAATAAAGACAGCGGGCCTTTGCCGAATCAAATTTCTCGCGTGTTCTACGACCTACAGTTTTCCGTGTTCAACCTGAACCAGGCATCGCCGGACAGCTTAAGTCGTTTAGACATCGACGCGTTTTTGAACGCAGCGATCTTCTGTGCCTGCGCGGTGTTGGAGGAGCAACAACTAAGCGGTTTCACGAATCTCGAAAAATTGCCCACCTTGCCGGCCGACCTCACCAACACACTTTGCACCTGTGCTCAGGAGAAATGGTGGTCGGCAGCTTACAAAGTATACTCGCTCGACAAACAGAAACCGTTGGATGAAGATCTCGGAGACATCCGATTGGAATTGCAGCGGGGTTTGGAAGTGGTTCGTTGCATCGGGAACCACGGGCTGCATCCTGCTCTTCTGGTTCACTTGGCACGGATATTCCATTACAGAGCGGAGACCTTGAAGGAAGATAATCAGGAGAACAGCGAGGTACCGAGCTTGAAGGCTCGCTCGGAGTTGTACTGGTCAACCGCGATGCCGCTTTTAGAAAGACTGCAAAACAATCAGGTGCTTCGCGTGACGAATTCAAAGTTCTTCTGTTACCAAGGAAAGGAGATGAACAACGCCGAGCTTGTGAAAGCTTTGGAGGAGGGCAAGCTGCTTCTGGCGCAGCGTTTCGTGCGGGATAAACAATTCGAGAAAGCGATCGATGCGTTGCAAGCACTAAAATGTCCGGAGGCGTCGTTCCAGCAGGGTCAAATGTACGAGATGCTCGCAGATGAGATTGTCAGTTCCATGCCGAAGGAGAGCTTGACGTCCGAGATGAGGTCCCAGCACATCATTATGCTCTCGAAAGCTAGAGAATGCTTCTATTTAACATTGGATAGATTACGTAGTCCAGGATCGAATCCGAAACACCCATTGAATTCGGAGCTTTCCACTCACATAGCGGACATAGAGAACAAACTGAAGAGGATCGACCCGGATTTATCCCGGGGCGATTTAAGCAGAAACGAGTGCGACGGGATGTCGGACGACAGTTATTCCTCTGCGCACAGCGGCGTGGAACATCAGGCAGGGAATCCAACGTTGCCAACGTTCACAGGGCTCAGCGCGTCTATCAACATGGCCAGCACGCCACAAAAGAATCATCATCGCACCCCTAAACAGTCTAGCACCCCTTACAGACCGCAACATCATGATATACTGGATTTATCACGGAATCGTACGGAGGCACGTCCGAGCCCGGAGCGTCTCGACGCTCAGATCCGAGCGATCACTCAGATGATCCATGCGAAGGACAGCATGATGCAGTCGATCACAGACCAAAACAAAGCATTACTGGATATCAGTAAGAACATGATGGAGAAGCTCGAAGAGTTGTCGAAAGAAGTGGCAGAGTTACGAAAGGATGTTCAGCGGCAGCGTACCAACCAGCCGGTTTCCCATCACTTGGGGAACGCGAATTTAGAGGAGGAATTGTGCGGCTTCACCGAAGACGATTTCAACGAATTGAACTTTAACACGAACCCGTCCGGCCACGTGTCCTCGAATATGTTCCAATCGTCGCACAGGAATCCATACTCCCAGCTTATATATCCATCCGCGGCGGCTACGGCCACCGCTTTCCAGGGTTACTTCCCGGGAGGCATGTCGTTCAGCGATCCGAACGCCGCTTCGTTCTGCACGAACATCTACCCGATGCCGGTGCTGTATCCGAACACTACCAGGTCGAAAATGCCGGAGAATATACTACCGCAGGGCTTGTTCCCGCCGAGGTTGCCCGCACAAATGCCGGACCTGatgccgccgccgccgacgaACCAACAACCGCCGATGCAGATCTCGCTGCAGAAGGTCGAGACGCCGAAGTCCGAGACGACGATAAAAGACGCTCCGGTGAACAAAGCGCCGCCGGTTAACGTTGTTATCACCACTTCAGATACTTTGCCGACCACAGTGCCGGTCGTCCAGCCTACACTTAGCGTAACGATTCCTCCGCATTTCAGACAAGGAGGCGTGTCCATGCTGGCCACCGCGGAACAGTCCGTTGCTCCTCATTGTTATCAGATATCCATGCCCTCTCAAGCGACCGTGTTGACCACCGTCAACTTGCCGCCGCTGTCGACGACACTTACCACCACACCGGCCAACATTACCATGCCTACGACGCCAAAGGCCAGCGAGAACGTTAACATCTGTTCGACAGGTTCGCCGAACGTTTCCGATCACGAGCACGAGTCGGAACACGATCCGATACCGGACTTCGTTCCCGTTATACCGTTGCCCGCGGAAGTCAAGGTGACCACTGGAGAAGAGGGCCAGAAAGTGTTGTTCTGCGCCAGAGCAAAACTCTTCCGGTTCGTGGACAATGAGTGGAAGGAACGCGGTATCGGCAACGTTAAGCTGCTCAGGAACGACGAGGGCAAGGTTCGACTGCTTATGCGTAGGGAACAGGTGCTGAAGGTGTGCGCTAATCATTATTTGGCGCCCGATATGGAGCTGACGGCGAAAGCCAACAACGAGAAAGCCTGGTTCTGGGTGGCGCACGACTTTGCGGACGGCGAGCTGAAAGTGGAGAAGTTCTGCATCAGGTTCAAGACGGTGGACGAGGGTCTGTCCTTCAAGGAGAACTTTGATAAAGCCAAGGCGAGTCTCTCTCAGGTCCCCGACAAGCCTGTCGAGAGCAAAACGGCTGCTAAAACGGATATTCTGTTGAATAACGTCGAGAAGAAAGAGGCTGCGGAACCAAAAGGCGCAGCGCTGATCGGCCAGAAACTGCCGGCGACTACGGTACCAGAGATCCCGTCATCGACAACAGTTGTAGGCGGTTTCTCGTTCACGTCACCGCCCATCATTCAGAAAGTATCCACTCCCGTGGAACCAGTGAAGACGCCCAACAAGCCCGAAACCAGTCCTTTCGCGGGACTCATGTTCACCAAACCTGCAGCAACCACAGAGTCTACCGCACCAACTCAACCGTCTACTTTCTCGTTCGCGAAGGCTGCAGTACCTTCTAAATCCGAGACCACAACTGCGCCAACTGTTACAGTCGACGTTGTTACAACGAGCTCGTCTCAACCAACACTTAGAAGGCCTCACGGGCCTCTGCCAAGCGTGGTCAAGCTGGTAGGCGTGAAGAGTACAGACGCGAAGATAGACCACGAAGACGTTCTCTTCGAAGCTAAAGTATCTCTTCAGTATTACAACAACGATACTAAACAATGGGATCAGAGAGGCACGGGGCAAATGAAGACACTGTGGAGCACGAAGACCGGCAAGATGCGGCTACTGATGACCGAGGAGAACCGCTCGAAGGTCTGCTACAACTACAACGTTCAAGCGAAGACACCGTTCACTTTGAAGACCAACAGCACCGTTGTCAATTGGATCATTTACTACGGGACCGAAAAAGCATCTACGTTCGCGGCCACGTTCAAGACGGCCGCTCAAGCTTCTCAGTTCCACAGCATGATCGTGAGCAATCAACAAAAGATGATTAAGGACAGCATCTCTGCCGAGAGTATGAAGAAGCAGGGTCCGGCTGAGAACGCGACTAGTAAGACTCAGACCTCGTTGTCTGAAATGTTCAAGCCGCCAACAGGTTCCTGGGAGTGCAAGGATTGCTACTCGAGGAACGGAGCTTTCAACAGCACGTGTCTAGCTTGCAGAGCACCTCGTCCATCAGCGACCAGCAATCAAACCGCTGCTCCGGCTGTTACTATCGCGAACCAGGCGCCACTTTCAGAGATGTTCAAGCCGCCGACAGGTTCGTGGGAGTGTACGGACTGTTACACGAGAAACGAGGCGTCCAGCAACGAGTGTGTCGCTTGTAAATCCACCAATCCATCCGCGAGCAAGCAAACCGCCCCGGTCACGGTCAGCTCCAACCAAACACCGTTGTCAGAGATGTTTAAACTGCCCGCCGGTTCGTGGAAGTGCAAGATCTGCGACATAGTCAACACATCCGGGAACAATTATTGCGTTGCCTGCGACACGCCGAAGGATCCGTCGATCCCACCCAAACCGAAGACGGATGGCTTTTTGATAAGCACTCCGACCACAACAGCCACGCCCACCTTTACCTTCGGTATCCCGCAGGAGACTAAGAAAGACGCGAGCGGGTTCAGCTTCCGGTTGCCCGCGTCCAACGAGGCGACGGATGCGACGTCCTCGGACTCGGAAGCTAAGATCGACACCTCCAGCGCGAAGTTTGTGTTCGGCATGCCCCAGGCAAGCAGCGCGCCCTCCACCAAAGACACTCCGTTCACGTTTGGCTCGCCCGGGAAGTCTTTCGGCTTCAACTTCGTCGCAAAATCCCCGTCGAAGGCTGCCGTCGACGGCGAGAACAGCGAGGaagaggtcgtcgaaagcgacgacaTCCACTTCTCGCCGATCATCCCGTTGCCGGATAAGATCGAGGTGAAGACCGGCGAGGAGGACGAGGAGGTGCTCTATTGTCACAGAGCGAAGCTGTTCCGACACGACAAGACTGCGAACGAATGGAAGGAGCGAGGTTTAGGGGACATCAAGCTGCTACGGCATAAGGAAACCGGTAAACTCAGGCTGGTGATGAGGAGGGAACAGATACTGAAACTCTGCTTGAACCACTTCGTGCAATCCAATCTGGAGTTCACGGCGAAGGATGAAAAGACTTGGATGTGGGTCGCTGCCGATTACAGCGAAGGAGAGATCGAGCACACGTTGTTCGCTTGCCGTTTCAAGACATCGGACATCGCGAAGAACTTCAAGAACACGGTCGACGATGCACTGGCTGGGAAAGACGTTCAGGTGATCGAGGAGAAACCCGAGGCTAGGTCGGATCCGAAAGATATAGGCCAAGAGGTAGAGGTCGTTTACGAGATGAAAGTCACGCCCGAAGAAAGAGAAGCTGCGCTGAAGTTGCAGCTTCCAGAGAATTTCTATGCGTACAAGCGGAATCCAGACTGTCCTGGATGCAGGGGTTGCAAGGAACCTCCGGTACCCTTGTTCGAGGCTACGTCTACTGGGAAAGAATCGTTGAAGACGGCAACCGAAAGCGAGAAGTCTGTAACCGTGACAGCAGCGACTACCGATTCGAACATTACAATTCTTCAGACGCCTGCTTCCACGACAGCCACGCCAAATACAGCATCGTCCGTCTTCATGACTGGATGGAATAGTGCAAGTACGCCACAGTTCTCAATAAACTCATTGCCTCCGTTTGGCAGTGGCAACTCAACGGTGTCCAGCGACAAGAAGACTAGCTTCTCGTTTGGATTGTCTCAAACTAGCGAGACACAGAAACCTGAAGGCGAGAAGCAAAATGTTCTCGGAGTAGATAACTTGAACATCTGCAGTCCAGCTGGCTCGCAGGCTTCCACTGAAGAGTCGTCTCTATTCTCTGGAACTGGCAACACGTCGATTACCGGCTCCATTTTTGGTACACCTAAATCGGAGAATATCTTTGGCATGAGTACGGGGAAGAACATGTTCGGGGGATCGTCGAAGAAAGAGGCTGGACTCATCAAGCCTAGCACCTTCAACGTTGCCACGGATGGATCGGAGTCGATATTCCCAAACAGTTTCGCCCCTCAACCGAAACCTACCAACGTCTCCGCGACACCCGTATTTGGCGCCAATCCACCAATCTTCGGATCCACGGGCAAAACTGTTGCAGAGATCACCGCCACTTCTGCGTCTCCGTTTACCCCGTCCACGACCACCACAACTGTATTCGGATCGTCCGCTAAGCCGACCAACTCGGTATTCGGTGGTACGCCTACTCCGTTCtcgttcaacttgaatttcggCTCGACTGAGTCGCCGTTTGGAATCTCGAACTCCGCGACCACCAACATGTTCGATACGAAAGCCACAACCTCGGAGAACGAGACACAGAAAGAAGAGATCAGCTTCCTCGCGGCACCTGAGGTGTCCTTCTCGGACTTAGCCGCGAGCGTTCCTCAGCAGGCGTTTAAAAAAG ATCCGAACTTCTCCTTCGCTGGAGCCGGAGCAACTGTCTTTGGTTCGAAATCTGCAAACAAATCTGAACATCTGAGAGAGACGAAGCACGAAAAGAAACCCGAGAAtgaggaagaagaaggagatGAGAATGACAACGAGCAAGAGCACGATCCTCATTTCGAGCCTATTATACCGTtgcccgatattatcgaggtgCGCACCggagaagaagatgaggagaaaG tATTTTGCGAAAGAGCCAAATTATACAGATACGACAACACGACGCACGAATGGAAAGAGAGGGGTGTTGGAGAGATGAAAATCTTGCACAGCACAGAACACGGGACTTACAGATTATTGTTGCGTAGAGAGCAAGTTCACAAAGTAGTATGTAACCTGTTGCTCACACAGGACATCCACTTCACTAAACTGACAACGTCGGACCGTGCTTGGGTGTGGGCGGGAATGAATTACGCAGAAGAGCAACCGTGCGCAGAACAGTTAGCAGTTAGATTCAAAAATCCAGAACTGGCCGCAAAGTTCAAGGATGCCGTCGACAAAATTCAACAATTGCTAACCGAAACCC GCGAGAAGGCtgcggaagaagaagaagaggatgaACCAGTGATCGAAGAACCAGATGACGAAGAGAACGAAGAATTGGATGATATAGAGGAagtagaggaggaggaggacgacgaagacgaagaagacGAGGATGAAGAGCAGAACGTCGAAGGTATTTTTATGCGGAGAGCTATCTTGATGAAGTTGAGGAACAAAGATGGTAAATGGAAGCATCTGGCTAcgggaaatttatttatttcttataaTCGTAATGATATGATTGGAAGAATAATATTAAGAGCCGACGAGACTGATGAAATTGTCAACACTACAATTCTCACTGTAGACACTCAGATGCAG GTACATGGTAAAGAATGCATTTGGACAGTGGACTATCCCGCAGACTCACACAAAAAATACACTCTGAAAGCGGTGTTTCCATCAGTTCAGGACGCAGAAGAAATGTACAAATCTTTACAATTCTATTTATCTCTTATCACCGATTGCTAA